AACTGAACATATTGTAAAACATTGTTTCATATGCGATGGCAAAAGGAGATAGCTCAACCTCAAGCATGCAGATACTGATACACTACCTtcttcaccctcaacatcaagtAAATTGCTGTCTCTCATGGCCTGCCACTCTCCAATCAGCTCCTTTCCACTGAGGACGGCTGCAATAACTTTGATTGCAAGTGGCACACCACCACATTTATTCACGATTTCTTTTCCAACCTTTATGAAATCAGACTTCAAACATTCCACGGGCATTCCTAAGCTTTGTTGGAACAATTGCCAGCTGTCACCCGGAGATAAGAATGGCAAGCCAAATTTTTCTGTTGATCTTACTGTTCCTGCAACTTCTCTACTGCGCATAGTGAGTAAAATTGCACTTCCAGGTGTGCCACTGTTCAGATGCACCATGAACTGGTCCCACAGAAATTGGTTCTTAGTCCAAATATCATCTAATACAAGTAGATACCTCTTTCCGGTCAAGTTGTCTGATATTTTTTTGCTCATTTGCTGCAAAGGATATTGTTCAGACTTCTCACCAGTAATAGCTTCAAACAACTTCTCGACAAGCTTTTCAACATCAAACTCTTGTGATGATACATGAACCCATGATTTAACTTCAAAATGCTTGTCTATAATGTTGCCATCATTGAACACCAGTTTAGCCAAGGTGGTTTTCCCTGAGCCACCAAGTCCAATGATAGAAACTATGTTGATTGTTTGTTGGTCTTTCACTTCTACAAGTTTAGATATTAACTCATCCTTATCTTTGTCTCTTCCAAGTACAGATGCTGCATCAATGTTTGGCAATAATGGCATCTCGCCAACTGTCATGTTCTTATGACGAACAGGGTGACCAACTGGTAAACTATTTCTTATTGTGCTAATATCGTTTCTTTGTTGCACAACTGCAGCAAATTTCTTCTTGATTGCCTTGATCTTGCTAGCAGCCTTGCATTGAAATATAATTGATTTTGGTTTTGTGCATAGATATTTGGACATGATaccaccactagcagtagcttcATGTTTTTCAGCCTTCAGCTGGAATTCATCGACAATATCATCAACATCGTAAGCAATATTTTTCAACTCTTTGAGCCAATTAAATGCTGGATCATTCCCCACAGCTTTATCTCCTACACTTTCCAACCAACTGTTGATCTCCACAACTTgaccatggagctcttggagatcttTTTTCGCTCCCACTATGGAACTGTACTCCTTCATTAGCAGTGGAACTAACTTGTTGCCGACAATCTTCAATATTCCAGATGCCACAGCAGCTTCCATAGTGTAAGGCGGCTCTTTTTCCCAAACCCTATATAATGAAATTTGCAATGTCCAGTCAGAACAACAGAAATTGAGAAGTGGACTATGCTGAACAATGGTATATACATTTTTTTATTAGATTGAAGGTAGCTACAAGTTTCAATTGGTtggtctcgcaaaaaaaaaaattcaattgGTTGGATCTATAATGTTTGCTTTTGCTGACCAGATTATTTGGTTCTTTTTGCTGTCCTATAGTGCATTCATGCCTTTTCGTGCACCATGCTATCAGTATTACTAGTGCTAATAAAGACGTCACAGAAGCTCATGCAACACTTGTTGATCATATGGATATCTCACCTGCGAAAACAAGTGTATCCCTTTAGCTTTTTTGTTGCTCAAGTGCTTTTTTGCAGGAACACCCTTACAGCCTTCTTGTTGGAACGATTAAAATACCAAAGCTTGAATCACAGAAGAATAAACGGCGTCTTTCACGACTTGGTGTTGGTCCTTGAGTACCTGTCCATAGTTGGGTGAAAGACCATGTTATTATTGCCCAAGAAATTGCTAGTGAAAGCACGCAGATTGTGTACAAAGCGGAGCACAAATGGATGAACCTAGCAAGAGTGAAGAACAGAAGGAATAGGATGCTAGTATGTTCTTGGTTGAAAGTAACGTAACCTGGAGCTCAGATATGCTGCTGCTTGTGCCATCTCCAGTAGCTCTCCTTTCCTCCTATGCAACGTATACAAAGCAGAGGTTTCTGTAGCTCAGATCTACTCCTTTTGCTTTTACCATCTTCCTGTTGAACCGTCTTTTTGTCCTCTGCAATGTATGCAAACCAGAGCTTCCTAGATCTGGGTTGCACAGTGCAGTGGTAGCTTTGCTTGAGCCTAGATCTAGATGGCCAGAGATGAGAGAAAGCTTCAGTGCTTCTGCTAGCTTCTGACGCTTCCTCGTGAAGTTAACATCTGCCGACCAAGGCCACCTAACAAGGACATGAGGATAATGGGAATCTGCGCAGAAATTACAGGTGCAAGCATAAATTGTAGTAGCAGGAGGCAGAGTACAAGGAAATGGACGATGGAACGAAGAGGATGCTATATTCTTGCATTGGTTGAAAGTAGAGTAATACCTACCTGGAGCTGAGATGTGTTGATGTTGCTTGTGAAATGTGATCTCTCCAAATGGTGCCGCTCCTTTGTATCCTAAGCGATCGATGGACCAGTGTGTGCTAGTTTGAGGTTTGGGTCCCTCGATTTGCAACTTAGCTTATTACTTGAGCATCTTGGACCTAGGGGACACACGACACAGCAAAGGAGGGTCTCTCTGAGAAGAAAATTTTAAACAAATGCATGTGGGCAGCTAAATAAAGTAGTAACGTCGCCAGCAAAGCATAGATTCCCTTGCAGGAGGGCATTAGAATATGAATACGTGTTTGAATCTGTCATTGGAAAACAACGACCTGTATATCACACACTGTCCGTTTCGCTGAAAAGCTAGGCTGAAAAGTACTATTCGCTGgtttgttataagagaaaaacactgtaacaTGACGGATAAGCCAACCATTTCCATTCTTTatcaagtactccctccatcccaaattataagacatttgacTTTTTGGaactcaagtttgaccactcgtcttattcaaaaaatttgtgtaaatatagttaaatttaagtcattcttgaagaacttttattaataaaccaAGCCATGACAAAATaagtgatattttgcacaaaATTTTAAATaaaacgagtggtcaaacttggtgtcaaaaaagtcaaacgtcttataatttgggatggattaAGTACAATTTAATCCTTCACCAGCAACATGCATTACTTCATTGCAAAGTATTGTGTATTTCGTGAGCCTTGCATGGCGAAGCCAATAAGAATAGTGTCGTCTTGGAGTTTAGGTAGTATTGCATTGGATGCTTGGTTGGAAAGGCGCACTAAGTAAGAACCTTAAATAATGCATGCTGAACTGGAAATGTCAGTCAGCGTTGATTATGATTCAACCGTGCCGAAACTTTGGTTAGATACAAAATCCTGTACGGTTTCAAAGCAGCCCATGCCAGGCCAGGCCGTATCGATCACTACACCAATTCCACGGTGTGGAGAAACTAAAATAATCCATATTCACCAGCGTTCAATGCTCACTGCTTGCCTTCACTTGGAGACACGTTACTTAAAGGCAGGTCTGTTTCTTGTATTGTAGCTATTTTGCACATGCATGTTCGACATGCTTCCTATTCCTATTACTATACCCTAGAGTTTTGCTGTTGTGCGCGTTCCAGGTTATATATTCAGGCGACTCAAAAAGAGGTCCATATTTAGCGGGCACTTTCGCTTGCATATAGTGATTTTTGAGCAGGAAATGCGTACTGACTAGGATATTAAATCCACTACTTGCAACTTAATTACCAATGACAAGCTGTGCTGGATTTCTCGGGAACTGTTTGGTTGGAGGTGTCCCGGTCGGCTGCCTGGGTCCCTGGGCAGGCAGCGTCGCCATTTCGGACGCCTGGGACTATGATAGTTGGCAAGCGCAAGCATGTTCACACGGATAATTTCGAAAGttcgtttgacttataagccgtattttttcagccaacgaataatatttttctctcacaacaaatcagtcaacagtactttcagccatggcttatcaaccaAACGAACAGAGCATTAGGTAGGCTGCAAAAGGTACGCCGCATGCGCTGCGGGACCATCAACCTATTCATCTCTCTCCTGCAACACCGCGTCGGCCCATCTTCCGTTGCAGCTTCCAGTGCCGCACCCAGCACTGACGGCCGAACTGACCTCACCGCTCCGTGTGAGCAGTACTGTGAGCTGGAATGGTATTGGTGCTACACTACAGCAGATGTgtgctttgtcgagtgcaattgcactcggcaaagagctatcggcatatcccttcacgacaaaggcttctttgccgagtgccgcatgtcgggcactcggcaaaagattTTTCAAGTGccacgacggcactcggcaaagaaaagtcaccGTGACGGCCAGGTCACGGTGacgacccctttgccgagtgccacgcgtcggcactcggcaaagaaatgtgttttttattttttttaaaaaatgctttgccgagtgtctgcatctggcactcggcaaagcttgttttttttttggattttctttgccgagtgctgtaggtaggcactcgacgaagcagttttttttttgaattttctttgccgagtgccttgaccatggcactcggcaaagctgggaagcttagTGTCCCAGATTCCCAGATTCCCAGTGCCGAGTgtcatgacactcgacaaagaagtgaacaaattcaatttttttttggtttttagtcttccatcgttgcaaacaagatatacatcatgtataatatcacacaaatatatatataatacaaatgtatatcacaatccaccacaaacacaaacatagcatacaagtatcacaatctcgactcccaagtccaaagtccaaacacacaagcatagttcataaagttcacaagtgcattatatcacaacggctgccatttgaagctcacggcgacggtccgggttgggatggcccaacgtgcgatcccggcgaccctccgaggtggttcgacgccgcccccgattgatgctacacaaaatagaagagattacacgtgagcgacaagagaagagataaatatgcaagataaatatacgccactacaccaccaccaccacatcaccgccatcaccaacgcttcaccaccaacacttcaccaccaccaccaccacaccaccaccaccatgagcaccacaacaccgtgaccaccaccaccaacaccacaccaccaccaccgccatgaccaccacaccaccaccaccaccaccaccactaggtttctctaggtttcactaggtttctctaagtttcagcatagaaagtaaaaTTTCATACTTATACTCATCGGGGTAGAATcaggacgttgtggaggtggatctggagcaagtagcgtctgtgggatcgcccaaccttgttgctggccaatttgctgcatgaacttgatcatctcggccatctgccgcttatcttgctcccgctgggcctccaaagcctgtagcctctgccgctcggcctctCGCTCGGCCTGCAGTTCCTGCACCTGGGCCTGcagcatttgaccccaatgtttcaataatgcataggtaaggtatgtaaaagtcaaagaacgacgaatgaaacaGGAATGCTTACCTGGAGTGCCGACACCACGgtcggccgttggcgtatgggcacgcttgagctcgtgctcgctgctcggagctggtggagaggaggagtagaggccgtgtccaGGACGATGTcgccaatctagaaccgcccatgcttcttgccttgccctaccctcatcacgagctgaggatcaaggcgctcctcagTTCTCGGATCGTAGCccggcccatggactgaccttgccgcctccgtgtatgaagagaggcgggtgtggacgctggagttggtgtatgCCTCAAGCGGGGCATCTAGGTCGTACTCGAtgtcggccgtcgccttgcccatgtgagccagagcatatgccttgagttgaccaactggctggccaccgtgtgcatccaactacgagaaagacaacaacatgtggttagaaatgatgcagaattgagcgcggctagattagagcaatggcggagacttacatatgcctttgcatatttgctgaggctacggctgccctgatggtgaggtacacctggcatctgcaaacgcctgtcgcgggcctcctcgtgcttcttctgccagtccccgtccaaccaggtgtccacaatatattcccagcaatcggggtgggtggcacaccagcttggaatcgcctacaggacatcaagtagacgacatatcagaagatcaaattaggcatacttaatctcaaaagaaatgaatattcatgttttgtatttacctgtatgtactgctcccttgtcagcgtcatccgtcttgcctcctctttgttgacacgcctgagtaggaacttggcgttgtagtctatgtgggcctggaggcgggactcgtagtgcaagtccgtgacacgccttttacaggaagcgtaagccacctgatacgcactttcctcctgtccctcctggattctaaagaagtcctgcataaagacacgaggtatccattattttatttcaagaatgtccaatgaatgcgaggaattgaggaatgtagtgcaataaagacttacccacaactccctaatcactcgatctgccttgtttctgcagcggatgccattatgatctggagcatcctgcacgagggcatagtggtcgaacgtccaggccggctcccaatcctgatctcctttcctaaccaggccagggaagtgttccttgcACAGAAGTCCCAGGATGCCATTCACATTGCGTGCCGGGGGCGCCTGGTCCACAAGCACCCAGTTCCTACACAAGTGGTCCACAATagttattagttgttattatgaattttcaacatatcaaatgaagaacatatgaagttacttacttatcgccctcgggtgcaatcagtgggcgccTCTCAACAGGTATCGGTCGCTTCGAGAGCTTTGCGGGACCTCGCTGGTAGGGCTTTGATGTACTagaggaagtggaaccccctaCCATCGCCGCCTCCTTGTCCTCCATCGCTGGAACCGCCTCCTCGTCCTTCGTCCGTGGACCCCCGTCCCCATCCACCGTGTGCTGAAGGTCGCGTCGTGCACAGAGTCACGTGAGGAGCTACGCCCGTGGTTAGTCAACGGCTCCCACCTAGGCCTGCCTCTCGGCCTCCTCGGCCTCTCtgacgcctccgcctccgccatgtccctccggttggcgtaaaccgaggggcagctcctcctagtgggccccatcacctgcaattaaaaagagtaaaccagtaagtacagataaacgagatgtacttagtaagagatgcaaaataaagaaaatgtaattacaaaataacatattattacatgtatttctaatattcttcatgatcgggattatctggacgataggtatcgtcatcactatcaagattgtccaaatcctcaacagcctcatcctcatcgttgtcaTTGCCTAGTCATAGTCCATCAAGCATTTCCAAGTCcttcggatcatgcacctcatttgcagcgtcctcgtcaacaacccattcctcgtctgcttccatttcgatctctctgattaagtctatctcaagcatccctggtagcccctcttcttgttgatagaactctctGTCATGCATgtttgggttcaagttgtaatcatcagggtttgggcgaggtaatctaccgtgtggtcataccttgtgcacaatataccaaccctgaaaacatgggtcggttttgcaagcatatgggcaataataaacttgtgtggcttgttgagccacaatataggaTCAAACCACTGGCATTCTCCTAGATAGAAGGAATCCTGTCGAGTTTCGACTATCCCAAGTTGATGGGACTTTCTCAATACTGTAGGatcaaaccactggcatttgaatatgacaggattaagtGCTTTGGAACCACGGTAGTCgagctcatatatttcttcaactatcCCATAATACTCCTCCTGATCAAAGCTGGGCGTAAATACTCTGGTATtcgtggtccttggattgggacgactctgctcgtaccttgttgtgtggaagcgatatccattcatgtcataagcgttaaatgacaagaccttatagtcaaagccattggccacctattgtaattcagcacttatagacacatccctttggcactgcaagttcaagcaggagagaaatgaaatcaAGCAACTTGGAACGTCAAACTTAGTAAGAGCTAAGTTGGCCGGTACCTTTTTTTGtaaccatgtaatgaaatcaggcgaaccatgttgaagaagggtctctcgttcatggtcagaaggtggccttgaATGATGCCAGGATTCATCAAAAAATTCCCTACACTGATAAGGAACAATGTTGTTGGATGTACAAAAGTtacggagtatgtaacaagttcgttgagaacttaccccagatacgtttccacttcgtcaaggttggtcaacacgtagagcatgatcttgcgccactcttcatagctcaaggtctttgtggtcgctccacttgctctcccgcgtggccctttgaaaaggctaagggttgattcattttcgtcctcgttgtaccgagcgggtggattatgcacgctaggaaggttctcattatagtatgttgttgtgaagtttgacacctccttatgaatgaatgcctcagcaatggaagcctcaatcctacctttgtttccacatttcttgcgaatagtctttagacatctctcgattggatagcaccaatggttctgcatgggcccccccattcgtgcctcggacgggaggtgcaaaatcaaatgctgcatcgacaagaaaaagctaggtggaaagatcttctccaacttatagagcaacagaggtgccactttttccaactcctcaaccactttcacAGATACCTCCTTGGCATAAAGATGGCGGAAGAAAAatctcaactctgccagcaccttccagacattctcagggacatagcctcgaaccatcgatggaagaagccgctcaatccatatgtggtagtcatgactcttcatccctaagactcggccagtCTCTGGGTTttctcccctcctcagattagctgcatacccatctgggaactttaacgtctgcatccattgcatcacttccgtcctgtgcttcttttctaagatgtaatcggccttaggccttttccatggcttGCTGTCTCTTGGAGGTAGCatctctagctttggtctatcgcatagcgttgccaggtccactctggccttagggttgtcctttgtcttgtcaggaatgtccatgagtgttgcccaaagtgcttcggcgacattcttctcagtgtgcattacatctatattatgtggaaggagaaggtcatcaaaatagggaagcctctccaagcccgacttatgactCCACATATGTTtgacaccatatcccacaaagcaatctttctttggattatctttctttcgACTATCTTTCTGTGGATtgaccacgagagcatctatctgagcatgaacctgggcaccagtcatcttctgaggttcagggtcggtcaccttgacacctttcatgaagttcttggtgtcttgtctgaatgcatggttaagagggaggaactgtcgatgcttgtcaaacgacgaaaacttgccacccttcttcaaccaaatgaactccagagttgtcttgcatactgggcatgggaacttcccgtggacacaccaggcgctgaatatcccatacgccaggaagtcatgcatggagtactggtaccaaacatacattttgaagtttttctttgtagcttggtcgtaagtccataccccttcattccaagcactGATCAATTCATAATAAACatgctccatgtacacacccattttgtttcccgggtgtccaggaattatcaacgtcaagaatatgttttgccgttgaaggaggaccccaggggggagattgagggggatagcgaacacgggccaacaagtgtatggggccgacaacattccataaggattgaacccatccgttgccagcgcaacacgtacattacggggctcaagatctttgtcacaatgcttgcgattaaagcttttccatgcttcaccatcaactggatgtaccatcttgtcaggattgtatcgaatgccattcttgtgccatgtcatctgtttcacggactcctcggtcatgaatagccgttggagcctcggtatgatcggaaggtgccgtaggactttcatggggatctcaagctgctccttctggccatcacctttgtctacctccacatacctagaggattacactttggatagtactTTACATCCTTGTAATCTtttctaaataggacgcaccccttcggacaataatgtatctgctcatacggcatcttaagtgcacgaaggagtctctGTGACTCATAGAAGCTGCTCGGTAGatatgaccctccggaagcagcccaccaataactgccaacat
This sequence is a window from Miscanthus floridulus cultivar M001 chromosome 10, ASM1932011v1, whole genome shotgun sequence. Protein-coding genes within it:
- the LOC136487870 gene encoding uncharacterized protein; protein product: MHDREFYQQEEGLPGMLEIDLIREIEMEADEEWVVDEDAANEVMGPTRRSCPSVYANRRDMAEAEANWVLVDQAPPARNVNGILGLLCKEHFPGLVRKGDQDWEPAWTFDHYALVQDAPDHNGIRCRNKADRVIRELWDFFRIQEGQEESAYQVAYASCKRRVTDLHYESRLQAHIDYNAKFLLRRVNKEEARRMTLTREQYIQAIPSWCATHPDCWEYIVDTWLDGDWQKKHEEARDRRLQMPGVPHHQGSRSLSKYAKAYLDAHGGQPVGQLKAYALAHMGKATADIEYDLDAPLEAYTNSSVHTRLSSYTEAARSVHGPGYDPRTEERLDPQLVMRVGQGKKHGRF